Genomic segment of Acidobacteriota bacterium:
TTGGCCGCGGTCGGCCGCGATGTCGATGCCTTCGTGGAAGGCCGCGCCGCCGTTGAACGGATCCGAGCGGCGGCCGAACGAGGAGGAGAGCCAGCCGGCGACCGGCCAGATGGACGGGGTCGCCGAGGCCAGCGCGCGGCGTCGCTCGATGCCAGTACGTGCCGAGTCCAGGCGGATTTCAAGCGCGCTCAGCAGGTCGCGAATGACGCCGAAGGTGGCGTCCGGCGACCCGAGCGCCGCGCTGAGCGCCCTGCTGCCGACCGGCGTCGGCGCGCCGCCCACCGCCCGCGCGCGCGACAGCGCCGCAAGCTTTTCGCTCGCCGCCAGCGAGGACGGGTCGATGTGCGCGCGTTCGCCCAGCTCGGTGACGGCGGCCTGGAGCGACGAGATCTGGGTGGTCAGTTCGGCGGTCGCGGCGCGGTAGCTTTCGTTCTGGGCCTGCAGGAGCGTGTTGGTCGAGCGGAGCTCGTCCATTTCAGCCCAGACGCTCCACCGCGCGCCGAGCGACATCAGAAGGGGCAGGGAGAAGAACAGAGCAAGAACAGCCAACGCGGGACGCCGCGACACAGTGAAACGTCGCAACGATCCCGTCGCGCGGTCAGCGAGCAGCAGCGTATACCGCTTGGATGGCATCAGATAGCTTAGGGGAGCCTCGCGAAGATAGCACAACTGTTCCGGGAGGGACAAGGAAAAACGGCCCCGAATCGGGCCCGCGCCCAGGGTGGGAAGCGCCTCATTTTTGGCGGCGGCCTTGCACCAGAGGGGGTGCGGGGCGCACAAGACGACCCGTAGCACCCTGCGGATGCTCATTCACGGAAGAACGGAGGCATCGATGAGAAAAACCGTAGCCGCGCTCGCTGTCACGGCACTCCTCACCAGCGGGACGGCGTCAGCCGAGCCCATCGCGGTGAGCGCGTTCGGCGGGAGCGGAGCCAGCGTCTCCGGACTGGCGGCGCTGGGCAACAGCATCGACTTCGGTCTGGCCTTCACCACCTCTGCGCCCGTGTTCCTGATGTTCAACGGCCTGCGCGCCGAGCAGAACTACCAGGTCAACATCGCGCTGCCGTCGGCGAGCTGGACGGGTCTGACTGCGGAGGTGCTGAACTCGGCCGGCGGTCCCCACAACGAAGGGGATCCCACGCAGCCCGGCTACATCCCGACGGGCTGGTCAACCTCGACAGATGACGACGGATTCAGCTTCGCGCAACGCGCAGGGCTTGCCCGTAGTCTCGTGGCCGGCGGCGGCAGCTTCGCCGTCACCGCCGACGAGGGGACGAATCTGCGCGACCTGTTGTCGTTCAGCGGAATGGCGACGGGCGCCGCCGTACTGTCGTTCGGGTTGCGTGACTACGACGGCAACCAATCGTTCCTGGTCCGCCTGGCCGCCGCTCGCGCCAACGCCGTACCGACGCCGGAGCCGGCGTCGATGCTGCTGGTCGGTGCAGGCCTGATCGGGACGGCCAACGCGATCCGCCGCCGAAAAGGCGCGAGGCACGGGTAGTCCTCGCACCCGCAAGCCCGGTCTCATGCAGATGTCCCGGAGCAGCATCTGGGTTTCCGCGGCGGTGGTGCTGGCCGCACTCGCGGTGACCTACCACGACGTGGCGGCCGGCCTCGTGCGCCAGTGGCGCACGGACGACAACTACTCGCACGGGTTTGTCGTCCTGCCCCTGGCGCTGT
This window contains:
- a CDS encoding peptidoglycan DD-metalloendopeptidase family protein, with protein sequence MPSKRYTLLLADRATGSLRRFTVSRRPALAVLALFFSLPLLMSLGARWSVWAEMDELRSTNTLLQAQNESYRAATAELTTQISSLQAAVTELGERAHIDPSSLAASEKLAALSRARAVGGAPTPVGSRALSAALGSPDATFGVIRDLLSALEIRLDSARTGIERRRALASATPSIWPVAGWLSSSFGRRSDPFNGGAAFHEGIDIAADRGQPVFATADGQIATAGRNGDYGNLVVVRHAFGLETRYGHLLRSNVRAGQTVRRGDIVGYVGSTGRSTSPHLHYEVWLNSRLVNPLRLLSAN
- a CDS encoding PEP-CTERM sorting domain-containing protein, with the protein product MRKTVAALAVTALLTSGTASAEPIAVSAFGGSGASVSGLAALGNSIDFGLAFTTSAPVFLMFNGLRAEQNYQVNIALPSASWTGLTAEVLNSAGGPHNEGDPTQPGYIPTGWSTSTDDDGFSFAQRAGLARSLVAGGGSFAVTADEGTNLRDLLSFSGMATGAAVLSFGLRDYDGNQSFLVRLAAARANAVPTPEPASMLLVGAGLIGTANAIRRRKGARHG